GTATCTAAGAAAAAATAATAAAAAGAAAACAGAGGTATCTTTTGATGAACCTTTAAATATAGACTTAGATGGAAATGAACTTTTATTATCCGATGTTTTAGGTACAGAAAATGATGAAATATATAAAATAATCGAAGAAGAAATAGATAGAGATTTATTAGTTATGGCACTTGACAGATTAAGTGACAGAGAAAAGCAAATTATGGAATTAAGGTTTGGTCTTATAGATAAAGGTATTGAAAAAACACAAAAAGAAGTTGCTGGAATGCTTGGAATATCTCAATCCTACATATCTAGACTTGAAAAGAAAATAATTTCAAGATTACAAAAAGAAATGAAAAAATTTGTATAATGCTAAATTAATTCTTCTTAAAAAGTATAAAAAAATTGGAAATGTAAATAATTTCAATAGATGAATACTTTTTGAGAGAGGACTGAAATGTATGCAAGTTAATAAGGTTGAAATATGTGGTGTTAATACATCTGAACTTCCAGTTCTTAAAAATAAGCAAATGAAGGAACTTTTATTACAAATAAAAAGTGGTGATGAAGAAGCCAGACAACAATTTGTAAGAGGAAATTTAAGGTTAGTCTTGAGTGTAATAAAAAAATTTAACAACAGAGGAGAAAATATAGACGATTTATTTCAAATAGGTTGTATTGGTCTTATAAAAGCTATAGATAATTTTGATTTAAGTCAAAATGTCAGATTTTCAACTTATGCTGTTCCTATGATTATAGGGGAAATTAGAAGATACTTAAGAGACAATAATCCAATCAGAGTAAGTAGATCATTAAAAGATATAGCATATAAGGCACTACAAGTCAGAGAAAGGTTAATTAGAACAAATTCAAAAGAACCAACAGTATCAGAAATAGCAAAAGAATTAGAATTAGAAGTGGAGTCAGTTGTAATGGCACTTGATGCTATACAAGATCCGATATCTTTATTTGACCCAGTATATCAAGATAATGGAGATGCGATATTTGTAATGGATCAAGTTCAAGACAAAAAAGATACTGATGAAAACTGGTTACAAGAAATATCACTTAAGGAAGCTATTAAAAAATTAAATAGTAGAGAAAAGTTGGTATTAGATTTAAGATTTTACAAAGGAAGAACTCAGATAGAAGTTGCTGATGAAATCGGTATATCTCAAGCACAAGTATCAAGAATTGAAAAAAATGCTTTAAAAAATATGAGAAAATATGTATAAGTAATCCATGGAATGTAAACATAATTTTAAATTTAAATGACCTATGTAGGTCATTTTTTTTTATCCAAATACATATTTATTTTTAAAGGAAGGGTGAGTATAATATGATTAGAGTTTCTGATATAATGGAAAAAGAAATTATAAATGTAAAAAATGGAAAAAGGATGGGTTTCATAATAGACATAGATATGGATATCCATGAGGGAAAAGTAGTCTCATTTACCATTTTTGGAGATGGAAGTAGAAGTTTTTTTTCAAGAGGAGGGGATGAAGAAGTTATATTTTGGAATGATATACTTAAAATAGGTTGTGATACAATAATAGTAAATATAGGTTCAGAATTAAGCTTAGATGAATTTGATATATAGCTAAACAAAGGAGGAATACAGATGCAATGTCCTTATTGCAATTATAAAGAATCAAAGGTAATAGATTCTAGACATACAGATTTAAAATCTATTAGAAGAAGACGTGAATGTGAATTATGTAAAAAGAGATTTACTACTTATGAAAAAATAGAAACGACTCCTCTAATGGTTATTAAAAAAGATAATAGTAGAGAGTATTTTGATAGAGAAAAAATAAAATACGGATTATTAAAGGCATGTGAAAAAAGACCTGTATCTGTTGAAGATATTGAGAGCATAGTTGTACATATTGAAAATGAAATAAATAAATGTTTTATAGAAGAAATCGAAACTAAAAAAATTGGTGAAATGGTAATGGATAAATTGAAAGATTTAGATGAAGTAGCCTATGTAAGATTTGCTTCTGTGTATAGACAATTTAAAGACATAAATACTTTTGTAAATGAACTTAAAAGTATACTAATAGAAAAAGGGGACAAATGATGAAAGATTATATAAATCTAAAAAGTGTAGAAGATATTAAAGAGTATGTTAATTTAATTGGCAATTGTAAAGAAATTGATGAAAAATTAAATTCTATAAATCTAGTTATAACTTGTAAAAATATAGATGCAAAAAGTAAAGAAGATATGTTAAAAGTTTGTAAGGAATGCGATTTAATGTTTGAAAATTTAACTAGTAATTCTCAAATACATTCAGACATAGTTAACATAGTTAACAGAGAGAATATAGGACAAAGAATAGAAGGAGATGCACTTATAACAAACTTAGAGAAAGTGCCACTTTTATTGTTTACAGCAGACTGTGTACCTATATCAATTATAGATGATAAAAATAAAGCCATAGGACTGGCACATGCGGGCTGGAAAGGAACTTTTAGTAATATAGGTCACAAAACAATAAAATTGATGTCTGAGACTTATAAAACAGCTCCTGAAGACTTAATATGTATAATTGGACCATCAATTGGGCCTTGTTGTTATGAAGTTTCTGAGGATTTGGTAGAAAAATTTAACACAATTCTTACAAATAATCATGAAAAGTTCTATATAATAAAAGAGGGAAGTTACTATTTAGATTTATGGAAAATTAATGAGTATATGCTGAGATGTAGTGGAGTCAAAAAAGAAAATATAATAAATTTAAATCTATGCACTAGTTGTAGAGCAGATGAATTCCACTCTTATAGAAAACATAATAAGGCATCAGAACGAATAGGAACGGTACTACAGATAAAATAGAGAGGAGCTTTTTAATGAATACTAAAGTGCTTGTTATAGACGATGAAATGCATATAGTTGAGCTATTAAAATTCAATTTGGAGGTGTCAAACTACGAAGTTAGTTATTCATATGATGGATTTGATGGATTTATAAAAGCTAAGGAAGTTAAACCAGATTTAATACTTTTAGATTGGATGCTACCGAATATAAGTGGAATAGAAGTATTGAGAAAAATAAGAAGTGATAAAGACTTGAAAAATATTCCTGTTATAATGCTTACTGCTAAAAATATGGAAAATGACAAGGTTGAAGGGCTTGAAGTAGGTGCTGATGATTATATAACCAAGCCATTTAGTATAAAAGAATTGCTAGCTAGGGTTAGCTCTGTTTTAAGAAGATATAACTTAACTAGTACAGGTGAAGAAAATAATATACTTACCACAGGTAATCTAAAGCTAGATTTATCAAAGCATGAAGTTACTAAAGGTTCTGAAAAGATAGAGTTAACACTTAAAGAGTTTGAACTGTTGAAATTATTAATTCAGAATAAAGGTAAAGTACTTTCAAGAAACTATCTTTTAGATAAAATATGGGGCTATGAATACTATGGAGAAACTAGAACAGTAGATGTCCATATAAGATATTTAAGAAAAAAAATAGAAGATGAAGATAAATCAGAAAAATATATAGAAACTATAAGAGGTGTAGGATACAAAATAGATTAGAAAAAGTTATATTTTAGGAGTGTTATCTTGTGGAAGAATTAAATAACATATATTTTTTTATTGTTATGTTGTCTATAGCCATTGTAATATTGTCTGTAAGATATACAATAACACTAAGGAAATACTTAAAAGAGTTTATATACGTTTCAAAAAAAGTGAGTAACAAAGAATTTCATGCTAGGTTGAATATATCAGCTAAAGGAGAACTAGGAGAATTAGCTAGAAATTTTAATCATATGATTAAAAATATGGACGATACATTGGAAGAAGTACAATATAAACATTTACAATTAAGGTCTATATTAAAGAGTATATCTCATGGAATTTTAGCTATAGATGTAAATGGAAACATATTATTGATAAATGATGAAGCTAAAGAAATGATAAAGAGCGAACCAAACCAACTAGTTGAAGGTCATAATATTAATGCTGTAATAAAAGAAGAAGAAATATTAAAGCAGATACTTCAATTTATAGGTTCTAAAGAAAATGAAACTGCAAAGATTACTACTAAAGATGATATAGTATACAAAATAAAAGTGGACCCAGTTTATCTTCAAAATACCAATAATGTAATAATTGGTTCAATAGTAAATATAGAAGATATTACTAAAAAAGTGAAGCTTGAAAATATGAGAAGTGATTTTGTTGCTAATGTAAGTCATGAACTTAAAACACCACTTACATCTATAAGTGGATTTGTTGAAACATTAAAATCTAATGAGAATATAGATGTAAATACTAGAAATAGGTTTTTGGAAATAATAGAAAGTGAATCAGACAGATTAAAAAGATTGATTGATGACATATTATTATTATCATTTGTAGAAAATAAAGACACTCTTCTAATGGAAGATGTTGTAATATATGATGTATTCAGAGAGGTATATGAAATAACTCAACGTTCAGCTAGTGAAAAAAATATAGAAGTTTTGTATAAATGTGATGATAAATCAATAAAAATACTATCTAATAGAGATTATATCAAGCAAGTATTTTTAAATTTAGTTGATAATGCTATAAAATACACTCAAGATAATGGTATTGTACAAGTTGTAGTTTTAAAAGATGAAGAAAAAATAATAATTAAAGTTATAGATAATGGTGTTGGAATACCAAAAGAAGATGTAGAACGTATCTTTGAGCGCTTCTATAGAGTAGATAAAGCAAGAAGTAGAGATGTAGGAGGAACGGGTTTAGGATTGGCTATAACGAAGCATATAGTCAAATCATTAAATGGATGTATAAAAGTAAAAAGTGAACTTGGTATTGGTAGCGAATTTATTGTTATAATACTACAAAAAAATTTCCTTAAATAGAAGGAAATTTTTTTTGTTTTTTGCACAAACTATATAAGAGAAGGAGCTGAGAAAATGGAAGAAAGCTTATTAGGTGCAAATTTATTTAGACACTCTTTTATAGTAGCAGTGATTATAGGAATATTGTGTAGAGGATTAGTTTTAAGAGTTACAGATAAACAATACCCATCAAGACCACAAGATTATTTAGAACAGATAATAATATCAGGGCTTTCAGCTTCATTGGGTGCGATAGCATTACCTGCACTTATAGATAAGGAGTTTGCAGCATTAACATTTTTTGCAGTAGCAATACAACAATTTCAAGGTCTTGCAGAGCAAGAAAGAATAACCTTAAAAAATATCGACAATGAAGAATTAGTACCAAAAGGAGATGCTTATGTAGAAGAAATAGCATCTACGTATGAATCTAGAAGTTATATAAGTCTTTTTTCTGCACTAGTATCTTCTATAGTTTACATTATTGTCTCAAAACGATATGACCCTGGTTTTATTTATTGTACAATATTAGCTGTTATAGCAGGAGCTTTGGTTGGTTTGATTTTTAGAAGATTTCTAAGACGAAATAGTATAGCAGATATAGCAGATATAGTTCCTGCTGAAGTAAGTTTTGAAGGACCTATTTTAAAAGTAAATGGTGTAATAATAACTAATATAGGTTTAGAGAATACAAGAAAAAAATATAAAAATGAATGTTTAGCTATAGAGATTATACCAAGAGATTTGGGTGCATTTGGAATAGTAAATGATATAGGACAAAGACAAGCTATAATACATAATCTATTTATTCATATGGGTATAGATAAGGATGTAGATGAGGTTGATATTGTAGCGATATCTAAAACTAACTTAGAAAAAAGCACTGTGGTTATACCATATATACCAATAATCAAGGATATAGATGTAATGATAGATGTAGTAAAGAGCACTCCTATCATAGAGACATCAAAAGGAAAACAGAGTGATTTTTCTAGAAAGACTTTATAGATTTATATATGAGCATTTTATATTAGATATTTTAGGAGTGATTTAATGGATAGAGTATTTTTTGTTGCAGTTATTATTGGTATGACATCAAGAGTTATAATGTTAAACTTAGACCAAAAACAGTACCCTACACAACCAAATGTTTTGCTATCTCAGCTTATATTAGCTTTTGTTGCTTCTGCATTAGGAGCATTACTAGTTCCAGCTCTTATAAATCGTTCTTATACATCGATAACATTTTTATCTTTGGCAGCAGAACAGTTTAGACAAGTAAGAGCAAATAGAAGAAATACACTGCAAAACTTAGAAGAAGTTCAACTTGTAAAAAGAGGAGCTGCATTTATAGAAGAGATAGCTAGAACTTATGAAGTAAGAAATTATATGTGCATAGTCACATCTTTTTTAACAATAGGATTATACTATGTAATACTTGCAGAAACAAATATAAGTGAAGGTGTGAGTTTGGTAATAAGTTCAATTTGTGGATTATTATTAGCATTTATACTGAAGAAACTTCTTACTAGAAAAAGTATTGGAGATATAGCTGATGTAATGCCTGCTGATATTAGCTTTGTAAATGAGTCTATACTGAAGGTAGGAGATTTAAAAGGGATAACAAATATAGGTCTAAAAAGTGATAGAGAAGTATATATTAATAGAGGTGTAGGAATACAAATAATTCCTAAAGATAGAGATTATGCTAATGCAGGAATATTATTTGATTCGGGTCAAAGACAAGCTATAGTATACAATATATATTCAAGATTAGGTTTATATGGAGATTATGGAGAGCCTGCATTTGTACCATTACCTAGACGAAATAAAGATGATGAAAGTATAATGATTGCTTATTTACCAGTAGATAGAAATGTTGAAAAGGTAATGGAAGCTGTAAAATCATGTCCAATACTTTCAAGTTCTAAAGGTAAAAACTTATCACTGAAAAACTATAAAATAGTAAAGAAAGGAAGTGCATAAAATGGGGATGGATATAGGTCTAAATGAATATACCCTAGCAATAGTTACACTAGATAAAAATATGAAAAATGGTGGAGGTTGTCCGATATTTTATGCAAATGATGAAAAAGACTTGCAAAATAAGGCGATGCTCATGTCAAAGTGTGTAGGTGGAATGGTTCATGATATGACTAATGGAACATTAATAATAGTAAAACATTAAAACTATAATATATTTTTAAGAGCAAATAATGTTCAAATTTATAAAATATTTAAATTTGAATATTATTTGTTTTAATCTTTTTATAGCTATTTACTTATATTGACTATTAGAATTAAAATGTGTTATTATGACATGAAATGTTTAAAAATGCTATTGTAAAATATAATAAAGTTATAAACAGTATATGAAAATATATTATAATAAATCTTGATGAATATAAAAGAGTGGTGTAAAAATGGAAGTAAATGTAAAAAAAATAAATAATATTATAAGTAAAGTTTACAAAGATAGTATTGCAGAAGAAATAGGTATAGAAGTAGGAGATTTACTTATATCTGTAAATGAACAGCCAATACATGATATAATAGAGTATAGATTCTTACTAAGTGATGAGTATTTAGAGGTAGAAATACAAAAAAAAGATGGCGAAGTCTACATATATGAGATAGAAAAAGACTATGATGAAGATTTGGGTGTTGAATTTACAAATCCAATAATTGACCAAGCTAAAAGTTGTAGAAATAAATGTATGTTTTGTTTTATAGACCAGTTGCCAGAAGGAATGAGAGAAACTCTTTATTTTAAAGATGATGACTCAAGACTATCTTTTTTACAAGGAAATTTTGTTACACTTACAAATATGAGTGAAGAAGATATAAATAATATCATTAAATACAGAATAAGTCCTATAAATATATCTGTGCATACAACTAATCCAGAATTAAGACAAAAAATGATAAGCAATAAATTTGCAGGAAAATTATATGGTATAATGAAGAGATTGGCAGATGCTCATATAGAAATGAACTGTCAAATTGTTTTATGTCCAGGTATAAATGATGGAAAGGAATTGGAGAGAACAATAAAAGAATTAGCTCAACTTTATCCATATGTAAATAGCGTTGCTATAGTTCCAGTTGGGATTACAAAGCATAGAGTAAATTTAGCAGAATTAAATATATTTGATAATAAGGGTGCAAGTAAAACTATAGAGCAAATACATGCAATGCAACAGAAATATCTTGAGAAAATAGGGACTCGATTTGCATTTTTATCAGATGAATTTTATATATTATCTAGTAGAGAATTGCCTGGATATGAAGAATATGAAGGATTTTTACAGTTTGAAGATGGTGTAGGTATGATACGTAAGTTAAAAACTGAGATTGAAGAGTATCTAAATACATTGTCTGAGAATATTTTAAAAAGAGACAAAAAGGTATCAATAGCTACTGGACATTCTGCATATGAATTTATACAAAGCATGGCAGAGGCTATGATGGACAAGTTTAAAAATCTTCAAATAGATGTTTATGAAATAAAAAATAAGTTTTTTGGAGAAACAATAACAGTATCAGGTCTTTTAACAGCTAAAGACTTAAAAGAGCAACTTGAGAATAAGGAATTGGGAGAAGCTCTTTATATAACAAGAAGTATGTTAAAAGCAGATGAAGAAATTTTCTTAGATAATATTGAACTAAATCAGTTAGAAGAACTTATGAAAATAAAAATTATCCCATGCTTAAATGAAGGAAAAGATTTTGTGGATAAAATTTTAAAATAGAAAACAAAAGATGGAAGGAGAAACAACATGAGTATAAGTAGGCCAGTTGTAGCTGTAGTTGGGAGACCAAATGTTGGTAAGTCTACAATATTTAATAAATTTGCAGGAAAAAGGATATCAATAGTTGAAGATACACCAGGAGTTACAAGAGATAGAATATTTGCAGAAGTAGAATGGCTAGATAAATATTTTACGTTAGTAGATACAGGAGGTATTGAACCTGATAGCGAAGATATAATATTATCTCAGATGAGAAATCAAGCGATGCTTGCAATGGACATGTCCCATGTAATACTTTTTATAGTTGATGGCAAGGCTGGAATAACAGCTGCTGATAAAGAAATTGCTCAGATACTTAGAAAAACAAAAAAACCAGTAATTTTAGTAGTTAATAAAATTGATAGTCAAAGTCAGTTTGACAATATATATGATTTTTACGAATTAGGTTTTGGAACTCCTTTTGGAGTGTCAGGAGCTAATAGTATGGGATTTGGAGATTTATTAGATGAGATAGTTCAAAATTTTCCAGCAGGATTAGATACAGAGTATGAAGAAGATATAATAAGAGTAGCTATAACAGGTAAGCCAAATGCAGGTAAGAGTTCTATACTTAATAAGATATTAGGAGAAGAAAGAGTAATAGTAAGTCCAATTGCAGGAACTACTAGAGATGCAATAGATACTTATTTTGAAAAAAATGGACAGAAGTTTCTTCTTATAGATACAGCTGGGCTTAGAAGAAAAAGTAAAATATATGAGACAATAGAAAAATACAGTGTAATAAGAGCTATGAGTGCTGTAGATAGAGCAGATGTAGTGTTAATAGTTATAGACGCTTTGGAAGGCGTGACAGAGCAGGATACAAAAGTTGCAGGTATAGCACATGATGAAGGCAAGGGATGTATATTTGTAGTCAATAAATGGGACTTAATAGAAAAAGATAATAAGACAATGAGTAATTACACAAAAGATATAAAAGAAAAATTCCCATTTATGATGTATGCTCCAATAGTATTTGTTTCTGCAAAGACTAATCAAAGAATGAATAAAATATTAGACACAGTTGAATATGTATCAAATGAACATTCTAAGAGAATATCAACTTCAGCATTAAATGAAGTAATTGGAGAAGCTGTAATGTTAAATCAACCACCATCTGATAAAGGTAGAAGATTAAAAATTTACTATGGAACTCAAACAGACATTAGACCTCCTAAAATTACTTTATTTATAAATGACAAGAACTTAACTCACTTCTCATATCAAAGATACCTTGAAAATAAGATAAGAGAAAACTTTGGATTTGAAGGAACTTCCATAAAGATTGAGTATAGACAAAAAAGTAAAAAGTAAATATATAAAATATAACTAAAGGGGGTAAGTTCAGTGGAGATATTTAGTTATATAATTATTGCTGTAATTGCATATTTATTAGGCAATATATCAACCTCGTATATAGTTGCAAAGCGAATTGCTGGGGTTGATATAAGGACTCAAGGTTCAGGTAATGCAGGCTCGACAAATGTGCTTAGAACACTTGGGAAAAGAGCAGGAGCAATGACTTTTTTAGGTGATGTTTTTAAAGGTGTAATTGCTGTTTTAATATCTGAAATTGCAGCAAAGTTGGTTGGTATAGATACTCTTTTAGCTGGATATCTAGCAGTTATATGTGTTGTAGCAGGCCATAATTGGCCAGCAGTTTTAGGATTTAGAGGAGGTAAAGGTGTTGCAACTTCGTTAGGTGCAATGCTTGCTGTAAATCCAGCAATAACATTAATGTGTTTAGCAGTATTTATATTGGTGGTAATTATAACAAAATATGTTTCATTAGGTTCTGTTGTTGGTATAGGTTGTTCACCAATATTTATGATTATAGCAAAAAATAAAGCTGGGTTAGTTGTAGCTTTGTTTTTAACCATATCAGTAATATATAATCACAGAGCAAATATAAAGCGATTATTAAATGGGACAGAAAGAAAAATTGGTCAAAAGAAAGAATAGTAAATATATTATACTCAGGTGGTGTTAAACATGGAGAAAGTATGTGTATTAGGTACTGGAAGTTGGGGAAGTGCATTAGCTTTAGGTCTTGCAAAAAAAGGTAATGATGTAAGCATGTGGACTCGAAAAGAAGAACAAGCTAAAAAAATAAACAGGACTAAAGAAAATACAGACTATTTACCAGGAGTATTATTTCCAAATAATATAACTATAAGTACTGATATAGAAAAAACTATAGAAAATTGCAAAGTAATAGTTTTAGCAGTTCCATCTCAAGCTGTAAGAAGTACTTGTGAAAAAATAAAACCATTTGCAAAAGCTGGACAAATTATTGTTAATGTAGCAAAAGGTCTTGAAAAAGGCACTGGACTTAGATTGTCTCAGGTATGTGAAGAAGAATTGCCACAAAATCCATATGTAATACTATCTGGACCATCTCATGCTGAAGAAGTAGCAAGAGATATACCTACTACAGTAGTAGTAGCATCTAAAGAATTAAAAATAGCACAGAGTATACAAGATTTATTTATGAGCCCTAAACTTAGAGTTTATACAAATCCAGATATAGTTGGAGTTGAACTTGGAGGAGCATTAAAAAATATTATAGCTTTTGGTGCAGGTATATGTGATGGGTTAGGGTATGGTGACAATGCAAAAGCAGCTCTTATGACAAGAGGAATTAGTGAAATGAGTAGACTTGGTACTGCTATGGGAGCCAATATGTCCACATTTGCAGGTCTTTCAGGGATTGGAGATTTAATAGTTACTTGTACAAGCATGCATAGTAGAAATAGAAGAGCAGGTATACTTATAGGCCAAGGTATGAGCTTAGAAGACACCTTAAAAGAAGTGAAGATGGTTGTAGAAGGAATAACTGCTACTGAAGTAGCACATGATGTTGCTGAAAAGCTGAATATAGATATGCCAATAACTAATGCTATATATTCTGTAATAACTAAAGGTTCAAATCCTAAAGAAGTTGGAATAGAGCTAATGATGAGAAGTAAAAAACACGAAATGGAAGAAGTAGTTTTAGGTGATGATGTATAAACTTATTGTACAA
This sequence is a window from Clostridioides difficile. Protein-coding genes within it:
- the sigG gene encoding RNA polymerase sporulation sigma factor SigG yields the protein MQVNKVEICGVNTSELPVLKNKQMKELLLQIKSGDEEARQQFVRGNLRLVLSVIKKFNNRGENIDDLFQIGCIGLIKAIDNFDLSQNVRFSTYAVPMIIGEIRRYLRDNNPIRVSRSLKDIAYKALQVRERLIRTNSKEPTVSEIAKELELEVESVVMALDAIQDPISLFDPVYQDNGDAIFVMDQVQDKKDTDENWLQEISLKEAIKKLNSREKLVLDLRFYKGRTQIEVADEIGISQAQVSRIEKNALKNMRKYV
- a CDS encoding YlmC/YmxH family sporulation protein, producing MIRVSDIMEKEIINVKNGKRMGFIIDIDMDIHEGKVVSFTIFGDGSRSFFSRGGDEEVIFWNDILKIGCDTIIVNIGSELSLDEFDI
- the nrdR gene encoding transcriptional regulator NrdR, giving the protein MQCPYCNYKESKVIDSRHTDLKSIRRRRECELCKKRFTTYEKIETTPLMVIKKDNSREYFDREKIKYGLLKACEKRPVSVEDIESIVVHIENEINKCFIEEIETKKIGEMVMDKLKDLDEVAYVRFASVYRQFKDINTFVNELKSILIEKGDK
- the pgeF gene encoding peptidoglycan editing factor PgeF, whose amino-acid sequence is MKDYINLKSVEDIKEYVNLIGNCKEIDEKLNSINLVITCKNIDAKSKEDMLKVCKECDLMFENLTSNSQIHSDIVNIVNRENIGQRIEGDALITNLEKVPLLLFTADCVPISIIDDKNKAIGLAHAGWKGTFSNIGHKTIKLMSETYKTAPEDLICIIGPSIGPCCYEVSEDLVEKFNTILTNNHEKFYIIKEGSYYLDLWKINEYMLRCSGVKKENIINLNLCTSCRADEFHSYRKHNKASERIGTVLQIK
- a CDS encoding response regulator transcription factor, producing MNTKVLVIDDEMHIVELLKFNLEVSNYEVSYSYDGFDGFIKAKEVKPDLILLDWMLPNISGIEVLRKIRSDKDLKNIPVIMLTAKNMENDKVEGLEVGADDYITKPFSIKELLARVSSVLRRYNLTSTGEENNILTTGNLKLDLSKHEVTKGSEKIELTLKEFELLKLLIQNKGKVLSRNYLLDKIWGYEYYGETRTVDVHIRYLRKKIEDEDKSEKYIETIRGVGYKID
- a CDS encoding ATP-binding protein, which codes for MEELNNIYFFIVMLSIAIVILSVRYTITLRKYLKEFIYVSKKVSNKEFHARLNISAKGELGELARNFNHMIKNMDDTLEEVQYKHLQLRSILKSISHGILAIDVNGNILLINDEAKEMIKSEPNQLVEGHNINAVIKEEEILKQILQFIGSKENETAKITTKDDIVYKIKVDPVYLQNTNNVIIGSIVNIEDITKKVKLENMRSDFVANVSHELKTPLTSISGFVETLKSNENIDVNTRNRFLEIIESESDRLKRLIDDILLLSFVENKDTLLMEDVVIYDVFREVYEITQRSASEKNIEVLYKCDDKSIKILSNRDYIKQVFLNLVDNAIKYTQDNGIVQVVVLKDEEKIIIKVIDNGVGIPKEDVERIFERFYRVDKARSRDVGGTGLGLAITKHIVKSLNGCIKVKSELGIGSEFIVIILQKNFLK
- a CDS encoding YIEGIA family protein, whose protein sequence is MEESLLGANLFRHSFIVAVIIGILCRGLVLRVTDKQYPSRPQDYLEQIIISGLSASLGAIALPALIDKEFAALTFFAVAIQQFQGLAEQERITLKNIDNEELVPKGDAYVEEIASTYESRSYISLFSALVSSIVYIIVSKRYDPGFIYCTILAVIAGALVGLIFRRFLRRNSIADIADIVPAEVSFEGPILKVNGVIITNIGLENTRKKYKNECLAIEIIPRDLGAFGIVNDIGQRQAIIHNLFIHMGIDKDVDEVDIVAISKTNLEKSTVVIPYIPIIKDIDVMIDVVKSTPIIETSKGKQSDFSRKTL
- a CDS encoding YIEGIA family protein, with product MDRVFFVAVIIGMTSRVIMLNLDQKQYPTQPNVLLSQLILAFVASALGALLVPALINRSYTSITFLSLAAEQFRQVRANRRNTLQNLEEVQLVKRGAAFIEEIARTYEVRNYMCIVTSFLTIGLYYVILAETNISEGVSLVISSICGLLLAFILKKLLTRKSIGDIADVMPADISFVNESILKVGDLKGITNIGLKSDREVYINRGVGIQIIPKDRDYANAGILFDSGQRQAIVYNIYSRLGLYGDYGEPAFVPLPRRNKDDESIMIAYLPVDRNVEKVMEAVKSCPILSSSKGKNLSLKNYKIVKKGSA
- a CDS encoding DUF512 domain-containing protein, whose amino-acid sequence is MEVNVKKINNIISKVYKDSIAEEIGIEVGDLLISVNEQPIHDIIEYRFLLSDEYLEVEIQKKDGEVYIYEIEKDYDEDLGVEFTNPIIDQAKSCRNKCMFCFIDQLPEGMRETLYFKDDDSRLSFLQGNFVTLTNMSEEDINNIIKYRISPINISVHTTNPELRQKMISNKFAGKLYGIMKRLADAHIEMNCQIVLCPGINDGKELERTIKELAQLYPYVNSVAIVPVGITKHRVNLAELNIFDNKGASKTIEQIHAMQQKYLEKIGTRFAFLSDEFYILSSRELPGYEEYEGFLQFEDGVGMIRKLKTEIEEYLNTLSENILKRDKKVSIATGHSAYEFIQSMAEAMMDKFKNLQIDVYEIKNKFFGETITVSGLLTAKDLKEQLENKELGEALYITRSMLKADEEIFLDNIELNQLEELMKIKIIPCLNEGKDFVDKILK
- the der gene encoding ribosome biogenesis GTPase Der produces the protein MSRPVVAVVGRPNVGKSTIFNKFAGKRISIVEDTPGVTRDRIFAEVEWLDKYFTLVDTGGIEPDSEDIILSQMRNQAMLAMDMSHVILFIVDGKAGITAADKEIAQILRKTKKPVILVVNKIDSQSQFDNIYDFYELGFGTPFGVSGANSMGFGDLLDEIVQNFPAGLDTEYEEDIIRVAITGKPNAGKSSILNKILGEERVIVSPIAGTTRDAIDTYFEKNGQKFLLIDTAGLRRKSKIYETIEKYSVIRAMSAVDRADVVLIVIDALEGVTEQDTKVAGIAHDEGKGCIFVVNKWDLIEKDNKTMSNYTKDIKEKFPFMMYAPIVFVSAKTNQRMNKILDTVEYVSNEHSKRISTSALNEVIGEAVMLNQPPSDKGRRLKIYYGTQTDIRPPKITLFINDKNLTHFSYQRYLENKIRENFGFEGTSIKIEYRQKSKK
- the plsY gene encoding glycerol-3-phosphate 1-O-acyltransferase PlsY, whose protein sequence is MEIFSYIIIAVIAYLLGNISTSYIVAKRIAGVDIRTQGSGNAGSTNVLRTLGKRAGAMTFLGDVFKGVIAVLISEIAAKLVGIDTLLAGYLAVICVVAGHNWPAVLGFRGGKGVATSLGAMLAVNPAITLMCLAVFILVVIITKYVSLGSVVGIGCSPIFMIIAKNKAGLVVALFLTISVIYNHRANIKRLLNGTERKIGQKKE
- a CDS encoding NAD(P)H-dependent glycerol-3-phosphate dehydrogenase; this translates as MEKVCVLGTGSWGSALALGLAKKGNDVSMWTRKEEQAKKINRTKENTDYLPGVLFPNNITISTDIEKTIENCKVIVLAVPSQAVRSTCEKIKPFAKAGQIIVNVAKGLEKGTGLRLSQVCEEELPQNPYVILSGPSHAEEVARDIPTTVVVASKELKIAQSIQDLFMSPKLRVYTNPDIVGVELGGALKNIIAFGAGICDGLGYGDNAKAALMTRGISEMSRLGTAMGANMSTFAGLSGIGDLIVTCTSMHSRNRRAGILIGQGMSLEDTLKEVKMVVEGITATEVAHDVAEKLNIDMPITNAIYSVITKGSNPKEVGIELMMRSKKHEMEEVVLGDDV